Proteins found in one Hyalangium gracile genomic segment:
- the gloA gene encoding lactoylglutathione lyase produces MRILHTMLRVGDLERSLDFYTRVLGMKLLRRKDYPDGKFTLAFVGYGPEDTHPAIELTHNWDTSKYELGNAYGHIALGVQDIRATCDSIRQAGGKIVREPGPMKHGTTVIAFVEDPDGYRVELIEQRS; encoded by the coding sequence ATGAGAATCCTGCACACCATGCTGCGAGTGGGAGACCTCGAGCGCTCCCTGGACTTCTACACCCGCGTGCTCGGAATGAAGCTGCTGCGGCGCAAGGACTACCCCGACGGGAAGTTCACCCTGGCCTTCGTGGGCTACGGCCCCGAGGACACCCACCCCGCCATCGAGCTCACCCACAACTGGGACACCTCCAAGTACGAGCTCGGCAACGCCTACGGCCACATCGCCCTGGGCGTGCAGGACATCCGCGCCACCTGCGACTCCATCCGCCAGGCCGGCGGGAAGATCGTCCGCGAGCCGGGGCCCATGAAGCACGGCACCACGGTCATCGCCTTCGTCGAGGACCCGGATGGCTACCGGGTGGAGCTCATCGAGCAACGCTCCTGA
- a CDS encoding SRPBCC family protein, producing the protein MPETAIEPSTLPLQSAAPDASVRRFTETIATTLAPEVVWAEFTRALTNSQEAVLWPNEVSTVRALQPPLATGAVLAERIQYNGAVVHYRLLRFEPSRLLVEYGSLQGHPLSGGAVVSVEGSEGAATLRWQGEYRGSEAQLGLLDRFRAAFFGKLALQFKQLESAQRR; encoded by the coding sequence ATGCCAGAGACCGCCATCGAGCCCTCCACGTTGCCGCTGCAGAGTGCCGCTCCCGACGCCAGCGTCCGGCGCTTCACAGAGACCATCGCCACGACGCTGGCTCCCGAGGTCGTCTGGGCGGAGTTCACGCGCGCGCTGACAAACTCGCAGGAGGCCGTGCTCTGGCCCAACGAGGTGTCCACCGTGCGCGCGCTCCAGCCTCCGCTCGCCACGGGGGCGGTGCTGGCCGAACGGATCCAGTACAACGGTGCGGTGGTGCACTACCGCCTGTTGCGCTTCGAGCCCTCGCGCCTGCTGGTGGAGTACGGCTCCCTGCAGGGGCACCCCCTCTCGGGCGGCGCCGTCGTGTCCGTCGAGGGCTCCGAAGGGGCCGCCACCCTGCGGTGGCAGGGCGAGTACCGCGGCTCGGAGGCGCAGCTCGGTCTGCTGGATCGCTTCCGCGCCGCCTTCTTCGGGAAGCTCGCGCTCCAGTTCAAGCAGCTGGAGTCCGCTCAGCGGCGCTGA